In Alteromonas sp. V450, the following proteins share a genomic window:
- the cmk gene encoding (d)CMP kinase encodes MHSTPVVTVDGPSGAGKGTLSSLLAKKLGWHFLDSGAIYRVLAVAALHHDLPCDDEECVVPLATGLDVSFETNGDTTRIILEGEDVTDDIRTEEVGAVASKVAALPRVREALLRRQRAFQQDPGLVADGRDMGTVVFPDAPVKIFLTASAEARAERRYSQLKAKGMDVNIARLLTDIKARDERDTQRAVAPLVPAQDAVIIDSTDLDIDQVFEKAMDIISSRL; translated from the coding sequence ATGCATTCCACACCCGTAGTCACGGTTGACGGTCCTAGTGGTGCTGGCAAAGGTACATTAAGTAGCTTGCTGGCAAAAAAATTAGGGTGGCACTTTCTAGATAGCGGCGCAATTTACCGCGTATTAGCAGTTGCTGCACTACACCACGACCTTCCGTGTGATGATGAAGAATGTGTTGTTCCTCTAGCAACCGGTCTTGATGTTAGTTTCGAGACGAATGGCGATACCACTCGCATTATTTTGGAAGGCGAAGACGTTACTGACGATATTCGCACCGAAGAAGTTGGCGCCGTGGCGTCAAAAGTTGCGGCATTACCCCGGGTTCGCGAAGCACTACTTCGCAGACAGCGCGCTTTCCAACAAGACCCAGGTCTTGTTGCTGACGGTCGCGACATGGGTACGGTGGTATTTCCTGATGCGCCTGTAAAGATTTTCCTTACAGCAAGCGCAGAAGCCCGTGCTGAGCGACGCTATAGCCAGTTGAAAGCAAAGGGCATGGATGTTAATATTGCGCGCCTTTTAACCGATATCAAGGCAAGAGACGAGCGCGATACACAACGTGCAGTGGCTCCTTTGGTACCGGCACAAGATGCAGTAATTATAGATTCAACGGACTTGGATATTGACCAAGTCTTTGAAAAAGCGATGGATATTATTTCCTCACGCCTTTAA